The DNA window GGACATACACCTAGGTATTAATGGTGATTTTCCAATCTCGCAGAATGTGATATGATGAGATAGAATGCAAAGACAAGGAACGTAGCTGACTGCAATGACTGCACTGAAAGTTCTGTGGAGGTCTACTAAGTTgtaaaaaaatcatgaaatcaaatacTAGTTCTTGCTGTTATGCCTGTATGTAATGCATAAACAAATGTCTGCAAACTTCCAGTGATTTCACTGAATATTAACCTAGTATACAACAAGTGAGAATGGTATCTATTATCTGCATAAAGTCCTTGTGGTCATTCAGGTAAAGCATTTActtgttcttttccttttatgatGCTTTGCATCTGTGTGACCTTTTCTTCTTCCTGAACTAGATAATTTGAGATTCCAATTCTGTAGTTGTATTTCATTTTAGATATTGTACAAGCTTGATTCTCctcttttgcaaatttttgcactttttggAAGAGTCGTCTCTACACCTTAGCTCCCTTTTGTCCTTATTCTTGGTGTCTAAACTCATCAGATTAGCAGAAAAAAATCATATGCCCCATTAACTCCTCTCAAAGACCCATTGGTCATTCTCATTTTCCTTTGTACTGCTGTTAAGTTCCTGCTCATACTCAAAGGTCCAGTTCAGTATTTCTCAATCTCTGGTTTCAAGAGTTTATCCAAGAGATTATAATAGTCTTTGACTCATGCAATTGCCAAGAAATTCCTAAGGTTTTCATGTGTAGCTCAATGTTTGTCCCCTTTTCTTAGTTAATCTTCTCATTACCTAAGTACTTTTGTTCAAAATGAGTaagctgtttttctttttaattttacatTTGGGGTTTACTAATTCACTTTTGTATCTTCTCGTGGAAATGGGAAGCTTTGATGGGGTTTTGGTTTTATGTGCTGAATATTGAGACACATATATAACTTGCTTGGTACATTATCTGGAAATGGCTTGGTTTGCTGGTTACAAGTTATTCCAGATGGCAGAGTTTGGCAGTATAAATCTGCTGTTCAAAGTTAATATGGTCTTGagtttttattgtatttttttattattataattttaaCTAGTCCAATTTTGTGAACCTTTGAAGCTGCTCAGTCAAAATATGAGGAATGAGGGAAAGGCTAAGAAGTCAAACCTTTCGTTATAATATCTATACTGCtattcacttgcctttgctttaGTAGGAGGGAggaagggggggggggtgggggttTGGGGGTGGAGGAACAAAAGAACGGGAGATCACatattttttctttccctttaaGGTTCACTGCTAGGCTGTTTTCTGAGCAGTCAAGCTGGGTAGGTGCTTTGCTTTAGGCACTTTTTGTAAGCATAGTTTGGCTACACCTAGGagatgatatatatatatatatatatatatatatatataaacaatgAGCTAGAATGAGGTATGGAAGGGCTTGTGCAGCAGCCATTGTTGATGTTCCTTGTGAGGCGGAAAGAGTTTTCTACTTTCACAGGGTCACCTGGACTATGTAAAACTTGATCTCTAATCCCTTTTCCTTGCAGGATAGAAATTGTTGAGTTTCGTTAGTATTAAGTTCTGTTTGGTTCGAGTACATTTTCACTGTTGTTTTCTTCTGTTGGAGACAATTGTTTGATTTGTCTTCTGAGATTTTCTACTAAAATGGATCCTGTTATGCTTCTGGTATATAGTCGTTCTTTATTCTGATGTGCTTTTACATTGCATTTATCACTATGTGCATTGTTTTGGCTTGCTCTGTAGGAAGAACAAGGGACAGATGAAGTTTATGCTGAACTTACTTTACACCCTGAAGTAGATGTAAGCTGTTCTAACTTGCTCTCTCTTTATTTCATGGCCATTTAATTAGATATTTTCTTTGTTCCCCATTCCAGTTAacttgaaatgaaaaaaaggaaaggcaCCTTAACAAGTCAATTTGATGGACAATTAAAATGTTATTAGTACCCAAGTTTCAGTGATAGCTCATACAAGAATGTGAACATTTTACACGATCGAGTAAAGAATTGACTTCATAAATTTCATCTGCCTCATTATGGACAAGTTGGTCTTCTAATATTTTGTAGCACTATTAGTACAACCAATTGTACAACAGGTGGCTGCAGTGTTTGGTATTGAAAGACTTTAAAGTCCTTCATTCAATACAACAAAGGCTTGTGGTCATGTGAGCACCAGCTTAACTGTTATAGGAGTTTTTAGCATTCATTTATTGTGGAGCCTTCATGCGCAAAAAAGAGTTAATGGGAATTATTGGACTAAATATATGAGAATTTAAATTGATAACTATTGACTGCTGGAACTGCTGACTGGTTGCAATTCTTGTGCTTCGGCTTTATCTGTCTAAGATGGAATTAACTGTTAATTACATATACATCCCTTGAGGTTTGACCAAACTATGAGATTGTCCCTATGATTTGgcaaaataacaaaacaatcccTGAAAGTCATGGAGTCATAACAAATAGACCCGTCCAGTTAGTCCATAAACGTCTCACACTGCTTATTTTTAGGCTGGTCAACAGAAAAAGTGCAACAAAGTTTGACCATGTTCTCACTGAAACAGTATCACTTTTCAGTCAAACTTGCCTGTTTCTCTAGGAACCTGCATTTAGGGGGATCTCACAATAATACCAGATAATTTTGTATACAGGCATCTGCTGTTATCTAAATTTCAAAATCCATCCAAGAGAATACACTATttcataatttttaaaaattaagtaATCTTgttcatcatttttattttgatttttttttttgggtttaaacTCTAGCAGGATTCTTCTTTGCATGTTAGTAGTGTTTTTGTCCTAGCCAATTGCTTAACCAGAATAATCATACAATCCTTGTGAACAAATTTGGACATAATCATACATATAATTATAGGAACTCAAGTTTTGGAATAAAATCTAAAAATAACTGAATTTGGCACAAACTTGGACATAATCGGGCACATGGTCATAGGAAATCAACTTTTGGAATAAAACCTGAAAATAAGTGCATTTAGTCTTCATATTTTGCTGCCTGTTTGCCGCTTGTAAAAGCTGGAAAAATCTTCGggtgtatatatattttctttttgttgcttGGTGCCTCGATACACTGAAAGATTTCGTGAAATTGCAGGTCCTTTCTTGATATAATGTGGATGAATGTCCTGTTTGTGTTTTCACATATAATAGTCCTCGTGGTTTGAATGTCTGAAGAGCAGGTTATTTAAATCACTTACAACTTCGCCAGTTAGTTTAGATTAGATAGCTAAATTATATCTTTGTTATTACGTTTGGATTAGGTAACTATACTTTATCTTAGTCATTATGAAAAAGCAGAGGACTTCACTTGGAGGAGGACGTTTTTTGTTAAGCAGGACTCTGGTATCAATAGTGTTCTAGAAGTGCTagagaaaaataaagaactTTCACTTGTAGCATAAGGACTTCTTGAGCCATAGCAAGAATCCTTGAGCCCTTTCTCCTTATGCTATGGGGCCTTAAAAGACGTGAGACCCATTTTCGGGAATGGGTCAAATCATTTCTCAAAACGGGCAACTCGATGcagatcaattttttttttttttttgttttggattgCGATCCACGTATCAAATATTAAATCAGATATATGCTATACTAGCAAGTAGAGCTGTTAAGTCAATCGAGTAGCTCGAAAGCTCGTTAGAGCTCGGTTCGTTaaggctcgagctcggctcgttaattttggttaacgagtcgagctcgagctcgaaatatGCTCGTTTAGTTAACGAGCCGAGTAAGCTCGGCTCGTTTGATACTCGAGTAGCTCGTTAGAGCTCGTTAATGAAGGgcatatttgtcattttagaaatcaaaattataaaaattaaaaattataggtTTTTATTAAGGTTAATTtgcacgagctcgagctcgagctcgtgaagctcgactcgtttgtgataaacgagtcgagctcgagctcgagctcgagccacATGTACATttaacgagtcgagttcgaacaCATTTTAAAGCTCGTTTTCCTAAcgagctcgagtcaagctcggcTCGAAttaaactcgagtcgagctcggcaACCAAATACTCGgctcgattaacagctctacTAGCAAGCTTAGATTAATTGCTCTCCCTCctgtttgatttaaaactttGGGGTCATTCCAATAAACCCCTTCAAACAATACGTCTTCCTCACATTGTTTCTCTGAATGTATAAATGAACCAATCCACCTCCTTAGTACTATAATTTTCCCAATCAGGTTACAATTGGGAACGGCAACCCAATTTCGGATTGAATTTAGCATATGCAATGCACATGATTTCATGAATTGACTAAATTTCTCTTTAGTccttaattgctattttttttagACTAGCCGCTGTTgatgaaaaattttcttaaattatttAGTTATCCTCCTATTgctaaaaattttaattttgtgcGGCTTTTAGTTAATCATAATTGAAGTTTATCTTTCTATATATTATCTTATGGCTACATATTTTCGGTATCTTTGTTACAATGACAAAAAATATATTGAAAAGCATGATTTTAAGGATATTGTAATTCATATTTTTGTGAGTGGAAAagtttttataataaatataaCGTTCACAGTTCTTCTTGATTTAGTTTTATTAGTTCAAAAGTTTGGTTAAAACTTTATTGCAAAAATTTATATAGCATGTAAAAGTCCTTTGGCCCTTTATAGGaccaaaaatatgaaatttatatAGTAGGAAAGGGTAGTTTGGTCAGTTAGCAATCCATGTGCGTTAACATGCCCAAATTCAGTACAAAATTAAACTGTCTAACCCAATTATACGTGATTGAGAAATTTGTAATAGTACAAGGAGTGAATTGATTCAACTAGACATTCACGGATATATGTGAGAAAGAGGTATTTTTTGAAGGGGTTTATTGGAATTAACcccaaaattatttttatatacttTCTTTGGCCTGTATTAATTAGGTTAGAAGGGACGGTCCATTCACTGTAAGTCGAACCTTCAACCTATAGTCAAAAAGGGACTTaatccttttcccttttttggtgGCCGCCAAAGCGCGTTGGTTCACTGAATGGGTATATGATGTATCTTACTATTTATGTGATATAGTGTCCCAGCACTCTATTATTAGATCCTGGGCCAAGGTCTACCAGCGTAGAAATTGCTATGAGTAATTGTAGTATTCTTGCCAAAGTTCCAGAAGGGAATAGGTTCTTGGATTTAAACTGTGAAAGAGTTGAGATCTGAACTATGGCCGCAAAATGCATTACGTCTCATCCCTTTATTCATTACGTCTCTGAATGTCTTGTCCAACCAAAATACATTCCACAAGATTCAGAGCAGCGAATATACTTTGCACCATGGGATCTGTCACTGGCCTCAATACACTACAACCAAAAAGGCCTCCTTTTTGCCAAGCCTCCGGCTTTTGATAGTGAGGGGAAAATGAAGGACTTCTTGCAGAAGCTCAAAGAATCTCTTTCGCTTACCTTGGTTCATTTCTATCCCTTAGCTGGACGCCTTGCAACTCTAAAACAGGAAAATCCTCCAATTTATTCCATCTATGTTGATTGCACGAATCTTCCTGGAGCTAAATTTGTTCACGCATCAGTAGACTTGACTATTGACGATATTCTCACACCTATCTATATGCCCAAAATTGTATATTCATTCTTTGATCATGTTGGTGCAGTCAACCATGATGGTCATTCCATGTCTTTGATGAGCATTCAGGTGACAGAGTTAAAGGATGGCATCTTCATTGGATGGTCAACCAACCATTTGCTGGTGGATGGGACGTCATTTTGGCATTTCATCAACACATGGTCCGAGGTGTTCAATGCCAAGGGGCAAATTTCAACCATCTCCAGACCACCTATTTTGAAACGTTGGTTTCCTGAGGGACACAGATCCCCTGTTTTCAGCCTTCCATTTGCTCACCATGATGAATTCATCAGCAGATTTCAAACCCCTGAGTTGCTGGAAAGGTATTTCCACTTTTCAGCAGAGTCATTGGCGAAACtcaaagcaaaagcaaatgCTGAATGCAACTCCACCAATATTTCTACCTTCCAGGCACTGTCAGCTCTCCTTTGGAGGTGTATCACAAGGGCTCGAAACATGCCATCTGATCAACAGACGAGTGCTGGAACGTCTGTAAACAGCAGGATAAGGATAAATCCGCCCTTGTCCGAGGAATATTTTGGTAACTGTGTACAGGTAGTGGCAGTAACAACTACTTGTGGTGAATTGCTGACAAATGGACTAGGATGGGCGGCCTGGAAATTGCACGAGCTGGTGATCAATCAAACGGACAGAAGTATACGCGAATGGGTTGAATCATGGGTGAAATCGCCCTTTATAGTTTGGATTGGCCGGTTTTCCAACAGGATCCAAATTGGAAGTTCTCCCAGGTTCAATATTTATGGGAGCGAATTTGGACTTGGCAAAGCATTAGCAGTTCGAAGTGGTTTTGCCAACAAACCTGATGGGAAAATAACGTTGTTTCCCGGAAGAGAAGGCGGAGGAAGCATGGACGTGGAGGTTTGTCTTCTACAGCAAACTATGAGTTTTCTAGAATCTGACCAGGAATTCATGGAGAATGTCTCATCATAAAGTTCCCTTTGAAATGATCTTGGTGATCATTCCATAAGATCAAGAAATGGGCTCATCATTCCTTTAGGAGACGTGGTTAGGCAGCACTCTGAACCTTACATTCAGATATTTCTAGTCCATGGATTAGTAGAATGTActtcagggaaaaaaaaaaagaaaagaataaatgtGGGTGCGTTGTGACTCTAGTGTGGATACATAGTAGTTTATGCATGTGGTGGAGGCTTATTGCACATTATCTTCTTATACAATAATGTTTTATTTCACAAATTGGTGACCAAATGTTTTATTTACCGTTTTAGTAGCAGTAACACGTTAgtgtttgttaatatttgctCCTAAATAACTTAAGAGAATTTATTTGACAGCGCAGTTACTAAAATACCGAAGAGGTATAATAGGAAGtattatacatacatatattatatgaattctttttttttaaaaaaagtattGGAATTTTAGTGCAAAAACAAACTAATACAAAAATACGCATATAAAATTGTACGTGAATGATACAAATAAACACAAGTAAAATTACTATAATTGTCGAATATGTTATATTCATATCACTTTTTATCTCTCATCCTAGTTATGAGATgctaaatttattaaaatctTATTAACTAATTACTTTTTTCTATGTAAATCTATAAAAACTATTGCATATGTTGCCACTACTTTGGATATATCTTGAAAGATATGTTATTATTCTTACTCaaactttaaaaatttttcaaaaatatgaaGTATAATTCGTGACATATAATACTTCAACAGTTTATCACGTATTTATacaattaattgaaaaatataagtattttTTGTAGTATTTTTGAAATGTACAAATTTGACAACTCACAAAAATTAACAAGTAATAGCATAACAAAATAGAGTAGTAGTATCCAAGACCCAATTTACTTGATAGAGACATTAACTAAATAATTGTGAGATTATTGTTTCGATTCTTAAACCTCCCCTTTTCTCTTATCCCTTGTAAAGCTTGGAGTCTTTTAACCAAGTAACAGTGAGATTCTTGTTTCAACTCTCAAACTCTCCCATTTCCACTTATCTCTTGTAGGGCTTGGAGTCTTCTCTTagaccacaaaaaaaaaaaaaaaaaatcctccttCCACagcagaaaagagaaaaagtagGAATGCAGAGTAATAATATTCATAGATAAAATTGCACTGTTCTTTCGATAGATCTACATCAACCGGTAGAAGAGTGCAAATTTTACCATTGTGAACAACAAACTTAAGATAAAGTTCCTAAAGTCCCAAAACAAACTCGCATACAATACCTAGAGAAAACTCGATTATACAAAAGGGAAGAAAATTCTCTAAAAGGCACTATTTGGATTGAAGGAAAAGGAAGGACAAGAAAGGAGATGACTCTAGtgggaaagaaaggaaaaaagagtaAATAGATTCTATCCATCTTGTTTGGATTAAATACGAAAggaaaatataagaaatattaAAGATATTATTTGGattaagaaaggaaaagaaagaaaataaaactattGCATGTTAGTTACATTTTTATTCATAATAATTTAAAAGTTTAATTTAAAAACATAGGATTTTTagaaacttttaaaaattttatttatcttgGTTTCCTTTTCGTCTGTCTCTTAGATAGAAAGCAAACTAACAAAAGATAACTAGATCTTATACCTTCCTTTCCATCGCTATCATTTTCTTTCCCACTTCAAAAACTAATCCAAACATCAAAATCTTTATTCCtccatgttttccttttcttttccttctatcCCCTCAAAGCAAATAGTACTTTAGAGTCAAAGACAGACCACGACAAAAGCCTCCGACATCAATTAAATGCGAACAATTTTAATATAACtctattttaatctttttggtaTGGTATCATTTATTTGGTCACAAATTAAATGTTTGTGTTACAATCAAAGAGTAGTGAAGAGTAAAGGGGTTGATAGAAGTTCACCAAGAATTTTTTGATTCATATATTGTACCCATCCATCATGCCTTTTCGAAATAACCCTGCTATTATGAGGCCTATTTGGTCATCTTGTTTGAGAGCATGGAGCTCAAGCTGTAGTTTGGCTTTGCGTGCGTAATATTCTGTTCATTGGACTGCCCGCATCAATTAAAATATCTTGTCTTCTACATTTAGTCGTCTTTTGGTGAGTTGGAAGTCATTTGTCTTGTTTTCGGCCTTTTTCATGGTCTCAACTCCATACAATCCATCAAGTACAGAACCCCACTTGAATTCCGGACCAGGGGCAGGACGGTGGATTTGGGGCAGGAACGGTCATCAAACTAACCACTCCCAAGCTGTCTCCTCACAATCGTAGACGAAAGGACTACAAGCAACCATGTCGAAAAGTTTTGGGAAGGGCCAAAAACGACCGCGTTTCAATTAGtaatgggaaaaagaaaatgaaggtgCTAATGGAGCCCGTCACGAAGCGTCAGCTCCAGTCGACAAAATCCCGCGCAAACAAAGCGTCAAACACAAAGGTCTTTTGCTTTCCCTCCACACTAATTGCCAAATTTCAGTCACGCAGAACACCAAAAAACAGAagcaaaaagagaaaataagaaAGTGGCTGGAGGCAGAACAAGAAAGTGGCTACAGGCAAGAAAGTGGCTGGGGCAAACTAGGGAAAGGTGAAAGTAGGGAAAATAGTTTTGTGACGAAGGAGCGACAGAGGGCAGAGTTGTAGCGGTTTGAAATCTAGAAGGGCTTGGCAAAAGTGAATCAAAATTGTAAAGTGGAACGTTGGGGGCATCTGGAGAAGAGAAAAAGCAGGAAACACCCAGGTAACAAAACAGCAATGTTATGACATAACTTTCGAAACTTAACAAGATGGTGGAGCGAAGTGAGTAGTTGTTATTTTTGAACAATGTCGTAAATGAATAGGTTAATTGATCTTTAATGATTTTGTTGGAACAGAATGTTTATTGGTACTGAGTAGTATTTGGTGTCCAACATTGGGGAGGACAGGTGCGAAAAACTTAGTGCGCCAAGTGTTTGCAAAATCGTGTGAATAGGGTGTGGAATTGGTTGGGTAATAATATAACAGGGGTACTAGTTATTGCTTTGAACTTATTGTAGATTTTGTTGGCTAGCAATGGCTGTGGGCGGATTATaggatttgtttggattgagcattatttttccaattttatttgcttacatcatcattacaattttcaatacacttttttatctttccaattacctttttatctcacatacatcacatcacaaaaagtgctacagtagaAATATCcaaaataacttacaatccaaacaaacccatagTTTGTTTGTTTGTGGTTTGTACATCCTATTCATGGTGACAtacaaagtgaaaaaaaagtgttacaaagATAGTTCCCTTAACAATGTATCAGAGTGTTGTATAACAGACATTTCATATGAATAAATAGTGACGCGGAGTAAAATTGTTATGCGGCGTGAATTAATATAACACTGAGATTGATAGATGCATTGTGGACAAAAAGGTTACAAGTTGTTTTAACTAGGCATGTTGAACAGTAGATTGGATAACTGTTACATATAGTGATTCAGCAGTTACAGTAGCAGAATTGATGTGTAAAATTGCATGAACATATTGTGAACTTTCTAGCTATACCTTGTTAGTCAACTCATATTTGTATAATTACAGGATAAAGAGAAGAAGAAGTCAACTGTTTGGAACTTGATAGGTAGGGCAGCAGATGACAAGCTGAACAAGGTACGAATAATGATTTACATAGTGTTTAGTTTGACATACTGAGTGTGGAAAAAAGGTTACAAGTTTTGCTCCGCTAGTGTGATTGGACATGAAGTTAGATAACTGTAACACGCAATGACTTAGCAATTAAAATATAAGAACTGGTAAAATACTATATTACATAATTGGGAAATTGGTACCTCACAATTGATACATAACTCATATGTGTACAGTAAGACAAGAAATAGAAGATGAAGTCTATCCCATGAAAGTTGATAAATGAGTGAGAGTAGATTGTAAGTGGAATTTGCCCGGCAGAATAATTAACTTACTGTTAATTTTGGCAAACATAGTGTAGAACAAAAGTTACAAGTTTTTAAAAGTATTGTTACTTAGATTTGAAAGTGATGTATTATATATGTTATTACTTTGTAATGCATTCAGAATAACTTGGGAAAACATAATAGAACTGAAGTGCAGTTGTATAACTCTCAGTTCAGATGGCAGGAAAAAGAACGAGAACTTCAAGTGGCCAAGGTGGCAGAGATGAACCAGCAGGAAAGTTTGGTGGCAAAGAACCCGAGGCTTCATCTAAATCACTTAATAAGTAAGTGGCTAGTGTTTGTTTCTCGCAATTTGTATAGCACTCAAAAAGTGAGGTTGATGATAATTATGCGACATATTGCAGTGGGAAGAAGTcagggaaaagaaggaaaaaaaatgaccGCAAACACAGCTGAAGATAAGCAAATGGAGGCAGCAGGAACAAGTGGGGTTGCGGAACCACTTCCACCATTGAATCGATGGATGAAGTTCAGGTCGAATTGTAGATAATAGAAATAGGAATCATTGTTTAAATGCACTATTAACTTTGTTTCACTGGACTTTGTGGGCAGGAAAGAGTATCAATGTAAGGTTTCGGCGAAAGGAGTGAAGGTGGCAGAGGTATGCATGAAATTCATAATAAAGATAACAATCAATCTACTATTTAGAAAGAAGTATATGAAATATAAGTAAGGAAAGAAGAAGTATATGAGTTTAACGTGGCTGATGACTTTGTGCATTACAATGCAGTATAATAATATTGCTCGAGCAGCATACAATCAGTTGAGTAAGGAAGACATTAGGAAGCGAAAAGAGGAGTACTTGAAAGAGAAAGAAGCATATGAGAAAAAAATGACACGTCTTGGAAAGTCGACAGCTCAAAAAGCATGGGCTACGGCTAAGGTAAACAAATCAATATTATATGTCAAGCACTTGATGAAAAGCACCACTTGGCTAATGCATATATGTACAACTTGGTTGTAGAATCATAAGTACACCATACGCTGCTTGCCAAATCAAATGGTCACATTTGTTTCAAGGATCGATGAAACAAAGAAGTAGCAGATTAGAGACATGGGGTTCGAAGGGCTACTAGACATACAGTGCCATTCCATTCCAAGTGGTATAGCAACTTGGCTAGTGGATAACTTTAATCCAACACTAAGCAGCTTGCATCTACATGGAGACGGTATACTGCCTTTAACAGTAAGAGATATAGGTTTAGTGTTGGGCATCCCAAATGAAGGGCCAGTACCAGTTGAAGATGCTGATACTAGCGAGGTGGGGGGATTTGGGCCAAGACGTAGGACGTTCAAATGGAAAGAGCTACCAAATGAGTTGATGTCCATGAGCCTGGGAAATAGTTCAAACGGCTGTTTGTTGCATTTGCTTATGGATGCCTGTTGGCTCCAAGCACTTGGGCTGAGCACAAAATAAAACTTTGGAGTTGCACGCAAGAAGTTGATAAGATATCCACTTTGAATTAGGCGGAGTATGTTAGGAATGTGCTATGCAATAAGGTGTTGGAGGTGCAGAAGATAAGTAAAAAACAGCACAGATATGTTGGGAGATGCATTTTTGTGCTATTGATAAGAATATTTATCCTTCGCATTGATTGAGAACGGCTTTAATGAATATGGCATGTTTGGATACCTCACACCACTTTGTGAGGGTAGTGCGTGCATCATAATTAGAGTGACATGTGAATATGATGGTTGGGATACCGTGCGTAAAAAATGAAAGTGGTAACAATAAGGCAGACAATAATTTTATCAACCAAAGTAATCGAAAAATTTTATGTAATATATTGCAGATTCATTATCTTGATCGAATGTCAATACTAAAACATAAATGCCTAGGACTATTCCAATAGCAAAGGCATGGACAGATGGTCTGATCTCGAAGAGGGATGCATTAGAGATTGATAATCTTGGCAGctatggaaaagaaaaactggTAAGACTGGTGTTATTAACAATACATTCCAAATAAGTTTGTAAAAATTTGTATTCCAATTCATATACATTTGGAGGGTCGCTAATATATTTTTTCGTAGGTTGGACGACATGAATTGGTGGAGGCCGAAGTTGGCTCATCGATGACTGAACTCCCCCTGATCTGGTTGGGGCGATGATGGAC is part of the Coffea eugenioides isolate CCC68of chromosome 6, Ceug_1.0, whole genome shotgun sequence genome and encodes:
- the LOC113776442 gene encoding uncharacterized acetyltransferase At3g50280-like gives rise to the protein MAAKCITSHPFIHYVSECLVQPKYIPQDSEQRIYFAPWDLSLASIHYNQKGLLFAKPPAFDSEGKMKDFLQKLKESLSLTLVHFYPLAGRLATLKQENPPIYSIYVDCTNLPGAKFVHASVDLTIDDILTPIYMPKIVYSFFDHVGAVNHDGHSMSLMSIQVTELKDGIFIGWSTNHLLVDGTSFWHFINTWSEVFNAKGQISTISRPPILKRWFPEGHRSPVFSLPFAHHDEFISRFQTPELLERYFHFSAESLAKLKAKANAECNSTNISTFQALSALLWRCITRARNMPSDQQTSAGTSVNSRIRINPPLSEEYFGNCVQVVAVTTTCGELLTNGLGWAAWKLHELVINQTDRSIREWVESWVKSPFIVWIGRFSNRIQIGSSPRFNIYGSEFGLGKALAVRSGFANKPDGKITLFPGREGGGSMDVEVCLLQQTMSFLESDQEFMENVSS